From the genome of Nicotiana sylvestris chromosome 2, ASM39365v2, whole genome shotgun sequence, one region includes:
- the LOC104210940 gene encoding BAG family molecular chaperone regulator 2-like, producing the protein MIKLRCKKFFRSNSKNGSTGAAAAAAAAGGDTKLAGGEIKWELRPGGMLVQKRECAEKAGDSIIMLRISTVSKWHDISIQATSTFGELKMILSMVTGLEPKEQRLLFRGKEREDYEYLHMVGVKDKDKVLLFEDPAIKERKKLLNLAANGHVKVIESSYHTICV; encoded by the exons ATGATTAAATTGAGGTGCAAGAAGTTTTTCAGAAGCAATTCGAAAAATGGAAGTACTGGCGCCGCCGCGGCCGCAGCCGCAGCAGGCGGCGACACCAAATTAGCTGGTGGTGAAATTAAATGGGAATTGCGTCCAGGAGGTATGTTAGTTCAAAAAAGAGAATGTGCAGAGAAAGCTGGAGATTCGATTATCATGCTTAGAATTTCTACTGTTTCTAAGTGGCATGATATTTCTATACAAGCTACTTCAACTTTTG GAGAATTAAAGATGATACTATCAATGGTAACTGGTTTAGAGCCAAAGGAGCAACGGCTATTATTTAGAGGGAAAGAAAGAGAGGATTATGAATACTTGCACATGGTTGGAGTGAAAGACAAAGACAAGGTGTTGCTCTTTGAAGATCCAGCCATCAAAGAGAGAAAAAAGCTTCTTAATTTGGCTGCAAATGGACATGTCAAAGTCATAGAATCCTCTTACCACACCATTTGTGTCTAA